The Faecalibacter sp. LW9 genome has a segment encoding these proteins:
- a CDS encoding carboxy terminal-processing peptidase codes for MSLLAFCFCKPMLDNDDEKEKLVIKNTRNTLSYLHYKPATIDDKFSENVFNKYIENLDPSKRFLLQTDYDAFAKDKHNLDDYFKTENLTFYRTTVDTMMIRINEAEKYALEVLEKPFDFNQKEELILDPKVQSYAKNKAELKELWRKYLKYNVMLEITSMQDDLDGKKSNDSIEVASDDKEVKITKDTPFAEIEKIAREDVKELIADYFRRLKKRKRSTYFSIYVNAHTELYDPHTTYFSPTDKEDFDVSMSGQLEGIGAKLQDKKGYATIAELVVGGPAWKGGKLEVGDQIIKVAQGKKGEAVNIVGMLLDEAIRLIRGKKGSEVILTVKKKDGSTQDISIIRDIIEHDEVFARSSIVTDDKGDKYGVIYLPEFYTSMGEKEGRDPSIDIEKEIEILKKENIKGLVFDVRNNGGGSLEEVVQISGLFIKNVPIVQVKRSDGMMKIHEDKDDRIVYDGPLVIMVNELSASASEILAAAMQDYGRAVIVGSPQTFGKGTVQTMLPLDQRSRSDEYGAIKLTIQKFYRINGGSTQLKGVNSDITMVDQFTYSDINEGARAEALAWDQIGALTYNKWTNPFDMNVIKAKSAERLKNNQHLKLIDESMKFVKSMEDTKKVPLNLSDYKAYRKDREAKIKKYEALDNYKNNLKIAMNAKDLATSKIDTVFKARRENWIKGLQKDIYLEESINVLKDLRK; via the coding sequence CAACAATCGATGATAAATTTTCAGAAAATGTATTTAATAAATATATCGAGAACTTAGACCCATCTAAACGTTTTCTTTTACAAACAGACTATGACGCTTTTGCAAAAGACAAGCACAATTTAGATGACTATTTTAAAACTGAGAATCTAACATTTTATCGCACAACTGTTGATACCATGATGATTCGTATTAACGAAGCGGAAAAATATGCTTTAGAAGTTTTAGAAAAACCGTTTGATTTTAATCAAAAAGAAGAATTAATTTTAGATCCTAAAGTTCAATCATACGCTAAAAATAAAGCGGAATTAAAAGAACTTTGGAGAAAATACTTAAAGTACAATGTGATGTTAGAAATCACTTCAATGCAGGATGATTTAGACGGTAAAAAGTCAAATGATTCGATTGAGGTTGCATCAGATGATAAAGAAGTAAAAATTACAAAAGACACTCCTTTTGCAGAAATTGAAAAAATTGCGCGTGAAGATGTCAAAGAATTAATTGCTGATTATTTCCGTCGTTTGAAGAAACGTAAGAGAAGTACATATTTCTCCATCTACGTTAATGCTCATACGGAATTATATGATCCACATACAACTTATTTTTCACCAACCGACAAAGAAGATTTTGATGTATCTATGTCTGGACAATTGGAAGGAATCGGAGCCAAATTACAAGATAAAAAAGGGTATGCTACAATTGCTGAATTAGTGGTTGGTGGACCAGCTTGGAAAGGTGGAAAATTAGAAGTTGGAGATCAAATCATCAAAGTTGCTCAAGGTAAAAAAGGAGAAGCTGTAAATATTGTTGGAATGTTACTTGACGAAGCAATTCGTTTGATTCGTGGTAAAAAAGGATCAGAAGTAATTCTGACAGTTAAGAAAAAAGATGGATCAACTCAAGATATTTCTATTATTCGTGATATTATTGAACACGATGAGGTTTTCGCTCGTTCATCAATTGTAACGGATGATAAAGGTGATAAATATGGGGTGATTTATTTACCAGAGTTCTATACTTCAATGGGAGAAAAAGAAGGCCGTGATCCTTCAATTGATATTGAAAAAGAAATCGAAATTCTTAAGAAAGAAAACATCAAAGGACTTGTTTTCGATGTACGTAACAACGGAGGTGGTTCTTTAGAAGAAGTCGTTCAAATTTCAGGTTTATTCATCAAAAATGTCCCTATCGTTCAAGTAAAACGTAGTGATGGAATGATGAAAATCCATGAAGATAAAGATGATCGAATTGTATATGATGGACCTTTAGTTATTATGGTGAATGAATTATCGGCATCAGCATCAGAAATTTTAGCTGCAGCTATGCAAGATTATGGTAGAGCAGTCATTGTGGGTTCTCCACAGACTTTTGGTAAAGGAACTGTACAAACAATGTTACCTTTAGACCAACGTTCACGCAGTGATGAATATGGAGCAATTAAATTAACTATTCAGAAATTTTACCGTATTAATGGTGGTTCAACACAATTAAAAGGAGTAAATTCTGATATTACAATGGTTGATCAATTCACTTATAGTGATATCAATGAAGGTGCTCGTGCAGAAGCTTTAGCATGGGATCAAATTGGGGCATTAACGTACAATAAATGGACAAACCCATTTGATATGAATGTCATCAAAGCAAAAAGTGCTGAGCGTTTAAAAAACAATCAACATCTAAAATTGATTGATGAGAGTATGAAGTTTGTGAAATCCATGGAAGACACGAAAAAAGTTCCATTAAACTTAAGCGATTACAAAGCTTACCGTAAAGATCGTGAAGCTAAAATCAAAAAATATGAAGCTTTAGACAATTACAAAAACAACTTAAAAATTGCGATGAATGCCAAAGATTTAGCAACATCTAAAATTGATACTGTATTTAAAGCAAGAAGAGAAAACTGGATCAAAGGACTTCAAAAAGACATTTATTTAGAAGAATCAATCAATGTTTTAAAAGATTTAAGAAAATAA